From the genome of Thermogutta terrifontis, one region includes:
- the rplI gene encoding 50S ribosomal protein L9, producing the protein MNQLKGKKKSRQHGVRGLPRGPHGGVQLLLVQNVEHLGKAGDVVEVKRGYAVNYLIPQGLATIATDHHKRMVEKHKARLLEIERARISSLRQLAENISQMSISIEANANEEGHLYGSVGPNEISKALKAQNVNVSPDQVRLQGPLKELGLYTVRIHLGHDIEADLKVWVVPTVGDTQPGGKK; encoded by the coding sequence ATGAACCAGCTGAAAGGTAAGAAGAAATCCCGGCAGCATGGGGTTCGTGGATTACCGCGAGGTCCTCACGGAGGTGTTCAGCTTTTACTCGTGCAAAATGTGGAGCACCTCGGCAAGGCGGGGGACGTTGTGGAAGTCAAACGCGGCTATGCCGTCAATTATCTCATTCCTCAGGGACTCGCCACCATCGCGACGGACCACCACAAACGGATGGTGGAAAAACACAAGGCCCGATTGCTGGAGATCGAACGGGCTCGGATCTCGAGCCTCCGGCAACTGGCGGAAAATATCTCTCAGATGAGCATTTCGATCGAAGCCAACGCCAACGAGGAAGGGCATCTTTACGGGTCGGTCGGTCCCAACGAGATTTCCAAGGCGTTAAAGGCCCAGAACGTCAACGTATCGCCGGATCAGGTTCGTTTGCAGGGGCCTCTCAAGGAACTCGGCTTGTACACGGTGCGGATCCACCTCGGACATGATATCGAGGCGGATCTCAAAGTGTGGGTGGTTCCCACGGTGGGTGATACGCAGCCGGGTGGCAAAAAGTAA
- a CDS encoding single-stranded DNA-binding protein, with translation MASFNRVILVGNLTRDPEVRYTPSGTAVCDIGIAVNERRKSSTGEWVEEVVYVDVTLWGRTAEVAGEYLTKGSPVLIEGRLRLDTWEKEGEKRSKLRVVAERMQMLGGRGAGNNINAGGRASAAGAGSGTPTPDVAPVEDFPPEDDVPF, from the coding sequence ATGGCGAGTTTCAATCGGGTCATTTTGGTGGGAAATTTGACGAGGGATCCCGAGGTTCGTTACACCCCCAGTGGAACGGCGGTGTGTGATATCGGAATCGCCGTCAACGAACGTCGGAAGAGTTCGACGGGGGAGTGGGTCGAGGAGGTCGTTTACGTCGACGTGACACTTTGGGGCCGGACCGCAGAAGTCGCGGGGGAGTATCTCACGAAAGGCTCACCGGTGTTGATCGAGGGACGTTTACGCCTCGACACGTGGGAAAAGGAAGGGGAAAAACGTTCCAAGTTGCGTGTCGTGGCGGAGCGGATGCAAATGCTGGGTGGCCGCGGGGCAGGAAACAACATCAACGCCGGAGGGAGGGCCTCGGCTGCGGGGGCGGGAAGTGGAACTCCAACACCGGACGTTGCCCCGGTCGAGGATTTCCCGCCAGAGGACGATGTGCCTTTCTGA
- the rpsF gene encoding 30S ribosomal protein S6 translates to MAQNFYEGLYILDSNKFARDPDGVVRQITDVLTEYGAEILVSRIWEERRLAYPIKKQRRGTYWLIYFKCESTKMEEIRRRLQLAPDILRFMHIKIDPRIIDVLVEHARGGQVAVRTVSEADLGVDEEIDDEADVEEMEDADVVDE, encoded by the coding sequence TTGGCGCAGAATTTTTACGAAGGTCTTTACATTCTGGATTCCAACAAGTTTGCTCGTGACCCCGACGGTGTGGTCCGGCAGATTACCGACGTTTTGACGGAATACGGCGCGGAAATTCTGGTGAGCCGTATTTGGGAGGAACGCCGACTGGCGTACCCGATCAAAAAGCAGCGGCGGGGCACATATTGGCTGATTTACTTCAAGTGTGAAAGCACAAAAATGGAGGAGATCCGCCGCCGCCTGCAACTTGCGCCGGATATCCTGCGGTTTATGCACATCAAAATTGATCCGCGGATTATCGACGTCCTCGTCGAGCACGCGCGAGGCGGGCAGGTGGCCGTTCGCACCGTGTCCGAGGCGGATCTGGGGGTGGATGAAGAGATCGACGACGAGGCGGACGTGGAGGAAATGGAAGACGCCGACGTCGTGGACGAATGA
- the pth gene encoding aminoacyl-tRNA hydrolase, translating into MKVVVGLGNPGREYEGTRHNVGYEVLRELARRFAEGQQVRRRFSGETLDVTIDGTRVLLLSPTTYMNRSGQSVGAVKDFYKLSPEDILVICDDMNLPLGRLRFRARGSAGGHKGLADVIRVLGTEAVPRLRIGIGAPPPGQDAVRFVLSRFMPEEEAVMREAYRRAADGVELWVHQGIQACMNRYNAGDR; encoded by the coding sequence ATGAAAGTCGTTGTGGGCTTGGGGAATCCTGGCCGCGAATATGAGGGTACCCGCCACAACGTCGGTTATGAAGTGCTTCGGGAGCTTGCCCGCCGTTTCGCAGAGGGGCAGCAAGTGAGGCGTCGGTTTTCGGGCGAGACGTTGGACGTTACGATAGATGGGACGAGGGTCCTCCTGCTCAGCCCGACGACGTACATGAATCGCAGTGGCCAGAGTGTCGGGGCGGTGAAAGATTTTTACAAGCTTTCGCCCGAGGATATTTTGGTGATTTGCGATGATATGAACCTGCCGCTCGGCAGGCTGCGGTTTCGGGCGCGAGGTTCCGCGGGGGGGCACAAGGGATTGGCGGATGTGATTCGGGTCCTTGGGACGGAGGCCGTTCCGAGGTTGCGAATCGGAATCGGGGCACCGCCGCCGGGTCAGGATGCGGTTCGGTTTGTGCTCTCCCGATTTATGCCGGAGGAAGAGGCGGTCATGCGGGAGGCGTATCGTCGGGCGGCCGACGGTGTGGAACTCTGGGTGCATCAAGGCATACAGGCATGTATGAACCGCTATAATGCGGGCGATCGCTGA
- a CDS encoding 50S ribosomal protein L25 has product MIEQIPVELRSPGGKRSNKRLRASGKVPAILYGHKQENVCLSVPRDALAAAVRHGTRLIQLTGAVREQAYIKELQWDTWGKEILHVDLTRVSAHERIRTEVPIELRGDSPGVKAGGRLAQHLHSLAIECEVDKIPEKLVVLITQLELGGSITVKDVTLPEGAKALADPDEVVVVCHAPAGEEEVEEAAPAPGPAEPEVIGRKKAAEEEEEKD; this is encoded by the coding sequence ATGATCGAGCAGATACCTGTTGAATTGCGATCACCGGGCGGGAAGAGGAGCAACAAGCGGCTCCGTGCTTCGGGAAAAGTGCCCGCCATCCTTTACGGACATAAGCAAGAAAATGTGTGTTTGAGCGTCCCACGGGATGCGCTGGCGGCCGCCGTTCGGCACGGCACGCGGCTCATTCAGTTGACGGGGGCCGTCCGTGAACAGGCGTACATCAAGGAATTGCAGTGGGATACGTGGGGGAAGGAGATCCTTCACGTGGATTTGACGCGGGTGAGCGCCCATGAGAGGATTCGCACCGAGGTGCCCATCGAGTTGCGCGGTGATTCGCCGGGCGTGAAGGCAGGTGGTCGTTTGGCCCAGCATCTCCACAGCCTGGCGATTGAATGTGAAGTGGACAAGATCCCGGAGAAGCTCGTGGTGCTGATTACTCAACTTGAGCTCGGTGGTTCAATAACCGTTAAAGATGTCACGTTGCCGGAGGGGGCAAAGGCCCTTGCAGATCCCGACGAGGTTGTCGTCGTGTGCCATGCTCCGGCGGGTGAGGAGGAAGTTGAGGAAGCTGCACCGGCGCCGGGTCCCGCTGAGCCGGAGGTCATCGGGCGTAAGAAGGCTGCCGAGGAAGAGGAGGAGAAGGATTAG
- a CDS encoding ribose-phosphate diphosphokinase → MKIFSGRANPELAQKVADYVGLPLGRISLGRFPDGEISCKIEEDVRGRDIFIVQPTCPPVNENLMELLIMIDSFKRASAERITAVIPYFGYARQDRKDEGRVPITAKLVANLITRAGADRVLTMDLHAPQLQGFFDIPVDHLYAAPVLDSYFLSLGIPLEDIVVVSPDEGAIKRTLIHLPVFGGKLAIVDKRRSSGTTTSQAHLIGESVKGKVALIFDDMISTGGSISGAAHMVKEAGAAKVYLAATHPVFCGPAVERLSAAPAEEIVVTDTIPLDASRRPPNVRVLTVSELLGEAVKRIHRHESVSKLFRTYR, encoded by the coding sequence ATGAAGATTTTCAGCGGTCGGGCCAATCCGGAGCTGGCCCAAAAGGTGGCCGACTATGTGGGCTTGCCATTGGGAAGGATCTCGCTCGGTCGATTCCCGGATGGCGAGATTTCCTGCAAGATTGAGGAGGACGTCCGCGGTCGCGATATTTTTATCGTCCAGCCGACCTGCCCGCCAGTGAACGAAAACTTAATGGAATTGCTTATCATGATCGACAGTTTCAAGCGGGCAAGTGCGGAGCGAATCACGGCCGTCATTCCATATTTTGGGTATGCTAGGCAAGACAGAAAAGATGAAGGACGCGTACCGATTACAGCCAAACTAGTGGCGAATTTGATAACGCGGGCAGGGGCGGACAGGGTTCTGACAATGGATCTCCACGCCCCGCAGCTTCAGGGCTTTTTTGATATTCCCGTGGATCACCTTTATGCGGCTCCTGTGCTGGACTCCTATTTTCTCAGCCTTGGAATCCCTTTGGAGGACATAGTAGTCGTTAGCCCAGATGAGGGGGCTATCAAAAGGACTCTCATTCACCTCCCGGTTTTCGGGGGCAAGCTGGCTATTGTAGATAAACGGCGTAGCAGTGGTACGACGACTTCCCAGGCGCATTTGATTGGCGAGTCGGTCAAGGGCAAGGTGGCCCTGATTTTCGACGACATGATCAGTACCGGGGGGTCGATTTCGGGAGCAGCCCACATGGTGAAAGAGGCCGGGGCGGCGAAGGTTTATCTGGCAGCGACACATCCTGTGTTTTGCGGCCCAGCGGTGGAACGGCTTTCCGCGGCACCGGCAGAAGAGATTGTGGTGACGGACACAATTCCACTGGATGCGAGCCGTCGGCCGCCTAACGTAAGGGTGCTCACGGTATCCGAACTTTTGGGCGAGGCCGTCAAACGCATCCATCGGCACGAATCCGTCAGCAAACTTTTCCGCACGTACCGCTAA
- a CDS encoding leucine-rich repeat domain-containing protein, translating to MPKLILVWLTSILALVLSADGFATHEAPQTPGGSTTAARPSDGGSSAQAENRGIARPETIEGQKLTASEILKRLVPEEQAIAQRLFSLGAALGTDVSGPAAHIVSVNLAGRSITQADLEPIGRLRELRSLVLDGTPITDVGLVYIAPLLKLEQIYLNGTQITGAGLAILAELPNLRVIEAAGTRITDRGITFLVGLQHLESLALGGTLVTDQAMPEIGKIATLRFLDLRFTRIGTPGLRGLATLRLQYLNLMGTRVDDEGLGVLATMDSLRELYLPPAITDQGLKQLLALKDLEYLGLAGTRITDEGTRFLAGFANLKGLNLSGTQISDEGLKPLMALKNLQFVDLSRTLITDKAAQAVGSWEKLVYLNVDDTKVGDNFISQICQRLPLESLALARTLVTDAAAEALAKCRTLKLLIASDSRMTSDGVAALAKQMPQTQIVYNLSRSSKN from the coding sequence ATGCCCAAATTGATCCTGGTCTGGCTTACGAGCATTCTCGCGCTTGTTCTATCGGCGGATGGCTTCGCAACTCACGAGGCCCCACAAACGCCGGGAGGTTCGACCACCGCCGCTCGGCCGAGCGATGGAGGTTCCTCGGCTCAAGCGGAGAATCGCGGGATTGCTCGCCCCGAGACAATCGAGGGTCAAAAGCTCACGGCATCGGAGATACTCAAGCGATTGGTCCCTGAAGAGCAGGCCATCGCACAGAGACTTTTCAGCTTGGGAGCCGCTCTGGGCACCGATGTCAGCGGACCGGCTGCCCACATCGTCTCCGTCAATCTGGCAGGCAGATCGATCACCCAAGCAGACCTGGAGCCTATTGGTCGCTTGCGGGAGTTGCGCTCTCTGGTGCTCGATGGCACGCCGATCACTGACGTTGGTCTCGTCTACATCGCTCCCCTGCTCAAGTTGGAACAGATCTACCTGAATGGGACACAGATTACTGGCGCCGGACTGGCGATCCTCGCAGAACTTCCCAACTTGCGCGTGATCGAAGCGGCGGGTACCCGGATCACGGATCGCGGGATCACTTTTTTGGTAGGCCTGCAGCATTTGGAAAGTCTTGCCCTTGGGGGAACGCTGGTGACCGACCAGGCCATGCCCGAGATAGGAAAAATCGCCACTCTCCGCTTTCTCGATCTCCGATTCACACGAATTGGAACCCCCGGTTTGCGGGGCCTTGCGACGCTGCGTCTGCAATATCTCAACCTGATGGGCACCCGGGTGGATGACGAAGGGTTGGGCGTGCTCGCCACCATGGATTCCTTGCGGGAACTGTATCTGCCGCCAGCGATCACCGATCAGGGATTGAAACAACTCTTGGCCCTTAAAGACCTCGAATACCTCGGCCTTGCCGGAACGCGAATCACCGATGAAGGCACTCGGTTTCTCGCAGGTTTTGCCAACCTAAAAGGGCTCAATCTATCCGGTACACAGATTTCCGATGAGGGATTAAAGCCACTTATGGCACTCAAAAACCTCCAGTTTGTGGACCTGTCACGGACGCTGATCACCGATAAGGCCGCGCAGGCAGTCGGCTCGTGGGAGAAGCTTGTGTACCTCAATGTGGATGATACCAAGGTCGGCGACAATTTCATCTCCCAGATTTGTCAGCGATTGCCATTGGAATCGCTGGCCTTGGCACGGACGTTGGTCACCGATGCCGCCGCCGAAGCCTTGGCCAAATGCCGGACCCTGAAACTGCTGATTGCCTCCGATTCCAGGATGACCAGCGATGGCGTGGCTGCCCTGGCCAAGCAAATGCCGCAAACACAAATAGTGTACAATTTATCGCGGAGCAGCAAAAATTAA
- a CDS encoding DUF1559 domain-containing protein, with product MRHAAFGKIPKRKKGFTLVELLVVIAIIGILIALLLPAVQAAREAARRSQCTNNLKQFALAVHNYHDVYKTFPRQSYISFLAGSGVNLDPWRIWQGYSVHTMILPYIEQRAIYDRIDWRIWDGWYNQPAQLREAVIQTFLCPSDMKAPQTGWLHGPGCNYAVNSGPWLIWWDYSQMCPGTFRPNLETTIAEVIDGTSNTIMASEVLKGDDNGAQYLPGEPVRNVIPSWYNHGDPNTYLAPTLRNQPVQPYIDNLNAWGIQCQANIGDHLSNNGWNWMGANYTQTVFNTIVPPNWQYPTCIAEGPPGMASDRDGAYPARSYHPGGCNHAMVDGSVRFISNTVDLPTYWALGSRAGRESVQAP from the coding sequence ATGCGACACGCTGCTTTTGGCAAGATTCCGAAACGCAAAAAAGGTTTCACGCTCGTCGAGCTCCTCGTCGTGATCGCGATCATCGGCATTTTGATCGCACTCCTTCTACCTGCCGTACAAGCGGCTCGGGAAGCAGCACGCCGCAGCCAGTGTACCAATAACCTGAAGCAGTTTGCGCTGGCTGTTCATAATTACCACGACGTTTACAAAACGTTCCCGCGACAGAGCTACATCAGCTTTTTAGCCGGTTCCGGGGTGAACCTTGACCCCTGGCGAATTTGGCAAGGCTACAGCGTCCACACGATGATCTTGCCGTACATCGAACAACGGGCGATCTATGACCGAATCGACTGGCGAATTTGGGACGGTTGGTACAATCAGCCAGCACAGCTGCGCGAGGCTGTAATTCAAACATTCTTGTGCCCGTCTGATATGAAGGCCCCGCAAACAGGGTGGCTCCATGGACCGGGTTGCAACTACGCGGTGAATTCCGGCCCCTGGTTGATCTGGTGGGACTATAGCCAGATGTGCCCCGGTACCTTCCGCCCGAACCTCGAAACCACGATCGCGGAGGTCATCGACGGAACCTCCAACACAATCATGGCGTCGGAGGTCCTCAAAGGCGATGACAATGGCGCCCAGTACCTGCCAGGTGAACCCGTCAGAAACGTAATCCCGAGCTGGTACAATCACGGCGACCCGAACACCTATCTTGCCCCGACACTGCGGAATCAGCCGGTCCAGCCCTACATCGACAACCTGAACGCCTGGGGTATCCAGTGTCAGGCGAACATCGGTGACCACCTCAGCAACAATGGATGGAACTGGATGGGTGCCAACTACACCCAAACAGTGTTCAACACCATCGTGCCGCCGAACTGGCAGTATCCGACATGCATCGCGGAAGGCCCTCCGGGTATGGCATCCGACCGGGATGGCGCTTATCCTGCTCGGAGTTACCATCCGGGCGGTTGCAACCACGCCATGGTTGACGGGTCGGTGCGGTTCATTTCCAATACGGTCGATCTGCCGACCTACTGGGCGCTGGGCAGCCGGGCCGGTCGCGAGTCGGTCCAGGCCCCATGA
- a CDS encoding tetratricopeptide repeat protein: protein MMRLTDENLPGRSDAESLSESPAAPEKPVRRRSLWVRKRFWAGCAGLLLIGVLFRLVWDWTHPPSPLLQVAADAAPEVAELLREANQLAQDTVAIFPDDPYAWDVMGQLLGRFGKTEEAAQCWEKALKLDPKFAVGYQSLGNLALERGELKKAAEYYRRAWELERDSSVYPVQLAEVLIQDGRLEEARQVLTECLRRHPRSLPARALLGQILVPLKDYSAACEHLMYVITANPEYTNAYYPLSTALSRLGQTEEARKYLARFQELKRRDEQRHRMDLKKETQLPAVRAAVARAYLLVAKIYIARGDISTGERLLNRGQELNPDEKEIPPLLAWLQFKTGRENEATSILRDYRQKHGNSLEAQMAAGKVFAEFKKFEEAEAAYRRAIELTPLEAGGYAALASLYITAGRRPFDAHVLALRAVAREPAPQFFFILALAAQRDGDTPAALAAAQEAARLDPSNDQYQRLLESLRRTP, encoded by the coding sequence ATGATGAGGCTCACTGACGAAAATTTGCCAGGCCGTTCCGACGCCGAAAGCTTGTCGGAATCGCCGGCCGCACCGGAAAAGCCAGTTCGAAGGCGCTCATTATGGGTTCGCAAGCGTTTTTGGGCTGGCTGCGCCGGTCTCCTGCTGATCGGCGTTCTCTTCCGCTTGGTGTGGGATTGGACCCATCCGCCCAGCCCCCTGCTTCAGGTTGCAGCAGATGCCGCACCGGAAGTGGCCGAATTGCTTCGCGAGGCCAATCAGCTGGCCCAGGACACTGTCGCCATCTTCCCTGACGACCCGTATGCATGGGATGTGATGGGCCAGCTCCTCGGCCGGTTTGGAAAAACCGAAGAAGCAGCGCAATGCTGGGAAAAGGCACTGAAGCTGGATCCGAAGTTTGCGGTCGGGTATCAGTCCCTCGGCAATCTCGCGCTGGAGCGTGGGGAGCTGAAAAAGGCCGCTGAATATTACCGCAGGGCTTGGGAGCTCGAGCGTGACTCGTCGGTTTACCCCGTCCAACTGGCGGAAGTCCTCATCCAGGATGGTCGGCTCGAGGAAGCCCGGCAGGTGCTTACCGAGTGCCTCCGTCGGCACCCGCGTTCTCTTCCGGCTCGGGCACTACTCGGTCAGATTCTCGTCCCTTTAAAGGACTACTCCGCCGCGTGCGAGCATCTCATGTACGTGATCACTGCCAACCCGGAATACACCAATGCGTATTATCCTCTATCGACCGCGCTCAGCCGCCTGGGACAGACGGAAGAAGCGCGGAAGTACCTGGCACGATTCCAAGAGTTGAAACGTCGTGACGAACAGCGACACCGAATGGATTTGAAAAAGGAGACACAGCTTCCTGCCGTCCGTGCTGCAGTGGCGCGGGCCTATTTGCTCGTTGCAAAAATCTATATCGCACGGGGTGATATTAGCACGGGAGAACGGCTCTTGAATCGCGGCCAGGAGCTGAATCCCGACGAAAAGGAAATCCCGCCGCTTCTGGCGTGGCTTCAGTTCAAAACTGGGCGTGAAAACGAGGCGACATCGATTCTCCGCGATTACCGCCAGAAACACGGCAACTCGCTGGAAGCTCAAATGGCCGCGGGCAAAGTTTTTGCCGAATTCAAAAAATTTGAAGAGGCGGAAGCTGCGTATCGTCGGGCGATTGAGCTGACTCCCCTGGAGGCCGGGGGATACGCGGCGCTGGCTTCGCTGTACATCACGGCCGGCCGGCGTCCCTTCGACGCGCACGTTTTGGCCCTGCGGGCCGTGGCCCGCGAACCAGCACCCCAGTTCTTCTTCATCCTGGCCCTCGCCGCGCAGCGGGATGGAGATACCCCGGCAGCACTCGCCGCTGCTCAAGAAGCCGCCCGCTTGGATCCGTCCAACGACCAGTATCAGAGGTTGCTCGAAAGTCTCCGCCGGACGCCGTGA
- a CDS encoding CRTAC1 family protein — protein MRTTIPQSIPLVSLFLRFVLIGALAAMLGFVGCRRETTPSESRIPLMRDVTKETGITFVHTDGSSGRRYIMETVTCGLALFDYNNDGLLDIYFVNGAPLPGAPARNPPPRNELWRNDGNWHFTNVTDQAGVGDTGFGMGVTVGDYDNDGWPDIFVNNYGPNKLYHNNGDGTFTDVTDQAGVGGGNRMGAGAAFLDYDNDGDLDLYVANYVKFTEQSHRVHYVKGYPMYAGPRDFPPEPDQLYRNNGDGTFTDVSMETGIGTHAGSGMGIVCSDYDNDGDTDVFVLNDVAGNFLFRNDGQGHFEEVGLETGFAYNGSGDELGSMGIDCGDYDNDGWLDFFMTSYQAELPVLYRNLGNGTLEDVTVVTGAGQGCLPYVNWGTGLIDFNNDGWKDLFIACGHLQDNIDLYDDSTAYAVRNILLLNRGNGTFEDVSRRCGDGLDPVFSSRGAVFGDLDNDGDIDIVVLNSREKPTIIRNDQRSGNHWVQITLRGVQSNRDAVGAKIRIVAGGLTQVDEVHSGRGYQSYWGPRLHFGLGRAAVIDRIEIHWPSGKTQVFEHLPVDRFITFTEGESTFLSKSVDEMPH, from the coding sequence GTGAGAACAACGATTCCTCAATCCATCCCGCTGGTAAGTCTGTTCTTGCGATTTGTGCTCATCGGCGCCCTGGCGGCCATGCTGGGATTCGTCGGGTGCCGCCGGGAAACCACGCCTTCTGAATCCCGCATTCCTCTCATGCGCGACGTCACGAAGGAGACTGGCATCACCTTTGTTCACACCGATGGAAGCAGCGGTCGCCGTTACATTATGGAAACGGTGACGTGTGGACTGGCCCTCTTTGATTACAACAACGACGGCCTTCTGGATATCTACTTTGTCAACGGAGCGCCGCTACCGGGTGCGCCAGCTCGCAATCCGCCCCCTCGTAACGAGTTGTGGCGCAACGATGGCAACTGGCACTTCACCAACGTGACCGACCAGGCTGGTGTGGGCGATACAGGCTTTGGCATGGGGGTCACGGTGGGCGATTATGACAATGATGGCTGGCCGGATATATTCGTGAATAACTATGGCCCAAATAAACTTTACCATAATAATGGCGATGGAACGTTTACTGATGTCACTGACCAGGCCGGCGTGGGCGGTGGAAATCGCATGGGTGCTGGGGCTGCCTTCCTGGACTATGACAACGATGGAGACCTCGACCTCTATGTGGCCAATTACGTGAAATTCACCGAACAGAGCCATCGCGTCCACTACGTCAAGGGCTACCCGATGTATGCCGGGCCACGCGATTTTCCGCCCGAGCCAGATCAGCTCTACCGCAACAACGGGGACGGAACATTCACCGATGTCAGTATGGAAACGGGCATCGGAACGCACGCCGGCTCAGGAATGGGAATCGTGTGTTCCGACTACGACAATGATGGTGACACCGATGTGTTTGTCCTCAATGATGTGGCGGGCAATTTTCTCTTCCGCAACGATGGGCAGGGACACTTCGAAGAGGTTGGTTTGGAAACCGGCTTTGCCTACAACGGCAGCGGGGATGAACTTGGGAGCATGGGCATCGACTGCGGTGACTACGATAACGACGGCTGGCTTGATTTCTTCATGACTTCGTACCAGGCAGAGCTGCCCGTCCTCTATCGGAATCTGGGCAATGGAACTTTGGAAGACGTCACCGTTGTGACTGGGGCCGGGCAGGGATGCCTCCCCTACGTGAACTGGGGAACTGGTTTAATCGACTTTAATAACGATGGCTGGAAAGACTTATTTATCGCCTGCGGTCATCTTCAAGACAATATTGACCTTTACGACGACTCCACAGCCTATGCAGTTCGGAATATTCTCCTTCTCAATCGCGGAAATGGCACATTCGAGGATGTCAGTCGTCGCTGCGGCGATGGTCTCGATCCCGTCTTTAGTAGCCGCGGCGCGGTATTTGGAGATCTCGACAATGATGGCGACATCGACATTGTCGTCTTAAACTCTCGGGAAAAACCAACAATTATTCGCAACGACCAGCGCAGCGGAAATCACTGGGTCCAGATCACGTTGCGCGGCGTGCAGTCAAATCGCGATGCTGTTGGTGCAAAAATCAGGATCGTCGCAGGGGGGCTCACTCAGGTGGACGAGGTCCACAGCGGGCGAGGTTATCAAAGCTACTGGGGGCCGCGGCTCCACTTCGGTTTGGGCCGGGCAGCAGTAATTGACCGGATTGAAATCCACTGGCCTTCTGGAAAGACACAGGTCTTTGAGCATCTCCCGGTAGATCGGTTCATCACCTTCACGGAAGGCGAAAGTACTTTTTTAAGCAAGAGCGTCGATGAGATGCCGCACTGA